From Macrobrachium nipponense isolate FS-2020 chromosome 6, ASM1510439v2, whole genome shotgun sequence, a single genomic window includes:
- the LOC135216558 gene encoding uncharacterized protein LOC135216558: protein MLTRCCQYDITLNKDKFTLAAPKVNFCGYVLSSNGIAADPNKVSTIHDFPIPSNVTDLRSFMGLVNQLADFTPDIAAAVQPLHPLMSPIPSFIWTPDHKQAFKKVKTALTLPPVLAPFNPALLVVLQTDASSLYGLSYALLERQWPWSDAPRPVWFSFPDGHRHSLRNHIARTTCSYLGHG, encoded by the coding sequence ATGCTGACCAGGTGTTGCCAATATGACATCACCCTCAACAAGGACAAATTCACCCTAGCTGCCCCGAAAGTAAACTTCTGTGGTTACGTCCTGTCATCCAATGGTATTGCAGCAGACCCCAACAAGGTATCCACTATACATGATTTTCCCATACCGTCCAATGTCACAGACCTCAGGTCATTTATGGGTCTCGTCAATCAACTTGCCGATTTCACTCCAGACATCGCAGCAGCAGTGCAGCCCCTACACCCACTTATGAGTCCCATCCCCTCATTCATTTGGACCCCTGATCATAAGCAAGCATTTAAGAAAGTCAAGACAGCTCTGACTTTGCCACCTGTCCTTGCACCCTTCAACCCAGCCTTGCTCGTGGTCCTGCAAACAGATGCCTCAAGCTTGTATGGCCTCAGCTATGCCCTGCTTGAAAGACAATGGCCATGGTCAGATGCGCCTCGTCCAGTGTGGTTCTCGTTTCCTGATGGACACAGACACTCACTACGCAACCATATAGCTAGAACTACTTGCAGTTACTTGGGCCATGGCTAA